Within the Thermanaeromonas toyohensis ToBE genome, the region CGTACGTACTGCTGGTCTGGCAAAGACACAGCAGGGTTAGTACCGATCACCCAAAGCACCCGCAGGCGCCCGGCGTCGATAAGTTCTAACATAGTGTGGATATCATTGGTGTGCTGGGGCAATATTTTCTCCTCTACACCCCAGAACCGGGCTACTTCGTGGCGGTGCCTAGGATTCTTGGGATTGCGCAACCCTGGTAGACTTCCTGCTCCTCCTATCTCCCTCATGCTTAAAGACGAAGATTGGCCAGTTAAAGAAAGAGGTGCACACCCTGGGCGGCCTATCTTGCCAGTTATAAGGTGTAGGGAATTGATGAGGGTGACCGTATCCACCGCTTGGAGGCTTTGGTTTACCCCCTGGCAGAAGAGGGTGACGGCTGTAGCTGCTCTTCCAAATAGATGAGCAGCCTGGATAATATCCCTGGCTGGTACCCCGGTCAACTCCTGAGCTACTTCCGGAGGGAAATCCTGTGCTGCTACCTTTAGATCCTCGAATCCTGCTGTAGCCTTGGTAATGAATCCCCAGTCCAGCAAGTTTTCTCGGATAAGCACATAAATAATGGAGTAAACCAGGGGTATGTTGGAGCCACACCGTAGCCGAAGGTGCAAGTCAGCCACACTGGCCGGCAAGGTGAGACGGGGGTCAGCCACTATGAGTTTAGTACCTTTGCGCTGGCGGTTGCGTAAGATACGCTGCCAAACTTGGGGATGCATTTCCGCAGGGTTGGCGCCCAGGATAAAGATAACCTCAGCCGTATCCAGATCTTCATAACACCCCGGGGGAGCATCGATACCGAAGGAACGGATATATCCCATGGACGTAGAAGCCATGCAGAGGCGGGTATTAGCATCTATATTAGGAGTACCGAGGACACCTTTGGCTAGCTTATGCAAGGCATAATATTCTTCTAGGGTGAGCTGTCCTCCATGATAAATACCTATAGCTTCTGGGCCGCCCTGTTCCAAGGCTTCCCGTATTTTCCGGGCCAGAGTTTCATGAGCTTCCTCCCACGTTATAGGGACCATTTTCTCTCCTACCCGCCGGAGAGGACGGGTGGCCCTTTCGGGATGTTCTAATGTTTTCCAGGCATATATACCTTTAAGGCATAATTGCCCTTGGTTTACGGAAGAAGAGGGGTTAGGTTTCACGGCCACTGCCCGGCCCTTTTTAACCCCCAGATATAACCCGCACCCGGTTCCACAATAACCGCAGGTTGTGTATATCCAGCTGTCCACCGTTTCCTCGTTATGGAGCAACTCTTCTAGAGAACGCCTGAATTCTAAATTATACATATCCCTTTAACTACCTTTCCATCCTTGATGAAAATTGGGGGATTACCCCTCATTAAGGTTATATTTCTTAAGTTTTTGGTAAAGGCCAGAAGGATGTATCCCCAGTAGCCGCGCAGCTTCCTGTTTATTACCTTTGGCTGCCAGGAGGGCTTTCTTGATAGCTTCTTGCTCAGCTAGGGCAACTGCCTTTTTTAACTCAAACCCACCCGAAGAAATAGATTGAGGAAAGGTAGGAGGTAGATGCTCGGGTAATATCAATTTATCCTCGGGATCTAGGAAATTAAACGCGTATTCCAGCACATTTTCCAGCTCCCGCACATTGCCCGGCCAGGAATATTCTTCAAAAAGTTCCTTAACTTTAGGGCTTAAGCCTTGGACTTCTAGCATGTACTTGATATTAAATTTCTGGATAAGACTGCGGCAAATGGGTTCGATATCCATGGGGCGTTCCCGGAGGGGAGGGATATGAAGGGTGATAACGGCCAGGCGATAATAAAGGTCTAAACGGAATTTACCTTCTTTCACGAGGGACACCAGATCCTTATTGGTGGCTGCTATGATCCTAACATCAACGTTTAGGGTTTTTCTGCCCCCTATCCGCTCGAAGGAGCGTTCTTGCAGAACACGCAGTAACTTGGGTTGCATACTTAAAGGTAGATCGCCTATTTCGTCCAAGAACACGGTACCCCCATCGGCAAGTTCAAATTTACCTGGCTTCCCACCACGAGCTGCTCCAGTAAAAGCCCCCTCTTCATACCCAAAAAGTTCCGCCTCCAGGAGATTTTCTGGTATGGCTGCACAATTAATTTTTATAAAAGGCTCTTTCCTCCTTCGGCTGGCCTGGTGGATAGCCCGGGCGAAGAGATCTTTTCCGGTACCGCTCTCACCTAAAAGAAGAACATTGGCTTCTCCTTGGGCTACCCGGGCAGCTAATTTTTTAAGCTCCTTTATTTGAGGGCTAATCCCTTGTATGGCTACCCAGGGGGATAGGTTTTCCTGTAGGAATTCTAGTTCATCTTTATATAAAAGGAGCCTATTTTCCATTATTTTGAACTGATGGTAAAAATCTTTAAAGTTATCTTGTAGTATAGCCTCCTGGGGAAGCACCCGGCTTATTCCTCCTAATATCTCACCGCTTTTATTCTTTAACGGTATCTCCGCCAGACAAAGCCGCTGACCTTTAAACTGTACTTCAGGATTTAAGTAAGACCGACCTGTAGTAACAACTTCGAACAATCTAGAAAAGGGAAGTACCTGTGCCACGGGCAATCCTACAGCTGACTCCTCCCTCCAGCCGACCAGCGAAGCACAGTATTTATTGATAAATACTAGTTTCCCTTCTTTGTCCACGACCGCCAGACCTAGGGGTAACTCTGCCAGGAGGGCTTCATAAATTTCAGCGAGGTCATGCCCCGTGTCCCATTGTTCTAAAACAATTACAGTGTTACCTTCCCCCTCCGGTAGCGGAAAATAGCTAACTCGTATAGCACCCTTTATCCCTTGAACCTTGGTACCTACTAAAGGCTGTCTAGTAGTCAGGACCTCAGAAAGGCGGGAGGCTGGGAAAACCTCAGTCAACTTTCGCCCGCGTACATCCTGACCAGGTACCCCCAGGATAACCAAGGCTTGGGGGTTAAACTCGGTAATAATACCTGATTTGTTTACCCATATCAGGCCATGGTTAAGAAGAGTTAAAATATAAGTTACCAAGTTATCTAGGCTAGGCACTTCTCAAGTTTTCACCATCCTTAATCCTTGAAGACCTTGAAGAAAGACTTGGGCTTAAAAACCTTTACGAGCGTAACTGCCTGCTTGTATCAGAACCCAAAGCTTCCGAAATGGCTTGGGCTGCCCGACATACCGCTTCCACTAGCTTAGTCTGGATAAGCTCTTCGGTTATACGGCTGCTAGGGCCAGAAACGCTTAAGGCAGCCACGACCCGTTGCTCGTGGTTTTTAATGGGAGCTGCCACACACCGGACGCCTTCTTCCAGTTCTCCCCTATCTATGGCGAACCCCTGTTGTCGAATTTGCTCCAACTCTCTTTTCAAACGTTCTATACTAGTAATGGTTGCCGGAGTGTAAGGATATAAGTTAAGGTTGCTCAACACCCTTTCCAGCTGAAAAGGAGGTAAGCCTGCCAGCAACACCTTACCGGCTCCGGTACAATAGGCTGGCCCTCTGGTACCAGGCCTAGCTAGCATTTTTACCATGTTTCTGGATTCTACTTGATCTATATATACTACTTCCGTACCATCTAGGACGGCTAAATTGGCTGTTTCATTAAATTCTTCCACCAGCTGTCGGAGGAAGGGCCGGGCTACTGCCCTTATGTCTAGGGAATATAAGGCCCGGTGACCGATTTCGAAGAGCTTTAACCCTAATCGGTACCTACCCTGATAAGGCTCCTGCTCTACAAACCCCCTCCGGGCGAGGGTATTTAACAAGCGATGGACGGTACTAATGTGTAATCCTACTTCTGCGCTTAAAGAAGAAAGCGTTACCGGACCTTCGGCCCGGGCCAAGGCTTCAAGAATAATAAGGGCCCGATCTACTGCCTGAACACCTTTTATTTTTTTGGTATTCGGATTTCCTTGGGTTCCCTTTTTTTGTACCACGGTTTTATAGCCCCATTTCTTTTATTTTTAGCCTCGGATTATAAGGATTAAGGAGGGCTTTTCACAAAAAAGAAGATGTTTTTAAGCCCTCCTTAACCTATAATACAATTATTTTATGCAATTTTCTAGAGTAAGTTTAAACCTTTAGGATTCCAGGATGCGCTCCGCTTCCTCGGCATCCAGGTCCATTACATAAGGGATACCGCTTAGTCTTGCAGCCTCCGGAGTTAAGGCTACCAGATCATCCCGCGTTATATACTGTAAAGCAAATTTACGTGCACCGCACATGAGCTGCTTAAGCCCCACACTGAGACGCTCAAAGAATGTATATACGCCGATGGCCCCTGGGGGTATTTCAGCAAAGGCTTCGCCGTACTTGGCCTTAAGCTCAGACGCAGCTACAAAGATTTGTTCCAGCGTGGTACCGTACTTATTAGAGATCTCTGCTGGTACTTTCCCGTTCTTTATAGCCTCCCCTAAGGTCTTACCCACCATGGCAGCGGTTAACGGTGCTCGGGCCATGCCTACCGCCTTGATGTAGGGTGCACCCAAAGCCAAGCCTTTAAAGACTTGATCTTCTAGGGCAAAGCCTCCAGCTATAGCTACGCTGGGAATGAACTTGCCGCGCTCAGCTAGCTTATTCAGGTATTTATAGAGCAAGCATTCCAAATAAACTGTGGGTATACCCCATTCGTTCATCATACGCCAGGGACTCATTCCGGTACCTCCACCGGCTCCGTCTACTGTCAAGAGATCGATCCTGGCATCAGAGGCATATTTCACAGCCCGGGCTAGATCAGCCGGCCGGTAGGCGCCTGTCTTAAGAAAAACATATTTAGCTCCATGGCGGCGGAGCTGTTCTACCCTAGCTAGGAAGGAGTCATATTCTACCATTCCCAGGCGGGAGTGGCGCTCAAACTCCTTAAAAGCACCCTGCCGGAAGGCTTCTTGGACCGTGGGATCTTCGGGATCAGGGTGGACAATATATCCCCGGCTTTTAAGTTGCAACGCCCGTTCTAAGGAATTTAGCTTTACCTCTCCTCCAATATCTTTAGCTCCCTGCCCCCACTTAAGCTCAACAGCCTCTACCCCCAGCTTATCGATAACATATTCTAGTACTCCCAGTTTAGTATCTTCAACATTGCTTTGGACTACGATGGTACCATAACCATTATACCATTTTTGGAAAAGCTTTACCCTCCGTTCCATATCCGGGGAACGGACCACCCGACCGGAAGAGAACTCAGCGTCTGGATCCATACCACAGACGTTTTCACCTATAGTAGCTATTACACCACTAATAGCGGCACCAATGGCTAGGCCTTCCCAGTTCTGTGAAGCTACATTAGTGGAACCTAATCCTGAGATAACTACAGGGAGTTTTAACTTAATTTGCCCATTAGCTCCTACTGCGCTTTCGATATTTACAGCAGGGAAAATGGCTTTATCGCTGTCAGGCTCGATACCTTGGGCCCCTACGGTGGTACCCATTATGTTGAAGTGCGACAAGTCGATAGGATAATCCTTTTCCGCAGCTGCTGTTATAGGCCCAAAGGGCTGGGGATAGATTACCTCCCGTCCCCGGTAGGCTGAACGGCCTACCTCACATAAACCGGTACACCCTTCCTGGCAAGTGGCACACATGCCGCTCGTGGGGCAGACGCTGCCGGGTGTACGGTTTCTGGTAAGGGTGGCAGCGCTAGCATTAATACCTTTGCTGAAACTCATCCCTGGTCCCCCCTGAAAAAAGTTTTTCTATTACCCTTAGGGTAAGAGAACCCTAAGGACAAACCGTAACCCCAGCTTTATTCTAATGGCCCCTTCCCGGCATGTCAATGAAATTTAATTTCATGATATGAAAAAGATATGGTCTTAAAAAAGACCCTAAAAAACTTAGGGCCTTTTTTTTAAATCACATTCGATAAGTCCTTCATAGCATTCATCACAGAGGAATTGCCCGCATACTGGGCAAATACGCATATCAGGAGGATTTATATCTAGGCATTCATAGCAATAGGCTGTATCACAATGGCGGCAAATCACACCTTCTACCTTCTGGGCCTTGCACCGGTCACAGACCGGTATTTTCATGTTCACCCTCTCCTTGTTTGTTTTTACGGTTTTTAAAATTATTCTTCTTCTAGGCTCATCCTTCCTCCTTAAATTTTAAATAGAAAATGCTCCCTTTTAAGGGAGCACCATAAAGCTTTACATTATACTTTTAGTTTTTTATCCTGTTAACCCTAAGGCTAAGGGTTGTCTTATTAATAACTGTTCGGATGAGATTTGTACCTTGGCTCCACTTGTTAGTAAGCAGGCATTGGCTTCGTCAGTATCTACATGGAATTCCAAAGCAGCATCGGATTGTACCCGGACCAGCACGTTTTGGAATATTATTCCTCGTTCCCCGTTTACTTCCACAGCAACTACATCTTTATCTTTAAAGCCATATCTCTTAGCTTCTTCTAGGGGCATGTGGATATGACGGAGGGCCAAGATAACTCCGCGCTCCAAAGTTACAATGCCAGCTGGTCCTATCAAGACACACCCGGGAGTACCCTCCAGATCACCTGAGTCTCGTACAGGAGGATTAACTCCTAGTTTAAAACAGTCCGTCCGGGATACCTCTACTTGGGTATAATCCCGCAACGGTCCGATGATACGGACGTTTTCTAGCACTCCTTTGGGTCCCACTACTGTTACAGTTTCCCGCGCCGCAAATTGACCAGGTTGGACCAGATCTCGTAATTTAGTCAAAGACGCGTCCGGCCCAAAAAGTTTATGAAAATGTTCTGGTGTAAGGTGAACATGCCGCCCGGATACTCCCACCGGGATTTCCAGCAGGCGTTTGTACATTAACTGGCCCCCCTCCCCTTGCTATTCGGCATTGAAAACCTACCATTAAGGATTAATTTTCTACCATTCACCCTTATTATATTACCGTTTACCCTATAAAGCAAGGGGAGGAAGTTGTTTTTTGAATTTTAAGTTCTTGTTTTCACTTTTTTGTTTTTACATCCCCTGCAACTGCTACAAGGGAAGTACAGCAGCGCATTACAGCGAGGACACCGGAAAGCTTGTGGGGAAGAAAGGGGGTAGCTGCACCTGGGGCAACTTAAAAGACACCGCTCCATAAGCCTTACCTCCTAAATCAGGATATGGGCGAGGATTCCTCCAATAAGAAAGGCTAGCACTAAGATGGTGGGCCAGATTACCAGAGCTTCTCGTATCCCCCGTTCTTTTAAAATCACCAGGGCAGAAGCAATGCAAGGGACAAAAATGGTAATAGTGACCAACGCTACCAAGGTTTGTTCAGGTGTAAGGGGTAGGGAGTATAAGCCGGCGGCCCCGAAGTCCCGGCGGATAAAGCCCATGATGAAGGCCGTAGCTGCTTCTTTGGGAAGCTTGAGCCAGCTGACTGTAAGGGGGGAGAGTAAAGCCTGAATAACCTCCAGCAGCCCTGTTACCTGTAGAAGGCCGATAAGCAGGGCGCCTCCAGCAAAGAGGGGTGTGGCCTCGCGGAGGAATAAAGCTACCTTGGTATAGGTTTTTTTAAGGACGTTCTGGGCTTGGGGCCAACGTAAGGGAGGTAAATCGATAAAAAGGTCACTAGGTTCCCCAGGGAGAATCCGGTTTACTACAGTACCAGCTAGTACGAATATGGTGAAAATCAAAGCTACATAGGCTACTACATAGCGCGGTCCTAGGGGTGCTAGCATACTGGCGATCACTCCTAGCTGTGCTGAACAAGGTATGGTCATAGCTAGGAGGAAAGTAGCTATAGTCCTTTCCCGGGGGGTGCTGAGCAGGCGGGTAGTGATGGTGGCAGCGGTAACACAGCCGGTACCTAAGATAAGGGGTATGACCCCCCTTCCATTCATCCCCAGCTTCATAAGTATACGGTCCACTAGAACAGCTATGCGGGGGAGGTACCCGGAATCTTCTAGTATGGAAAGGCTCAAATAAAAACCTACTACCAGGGGTAATAAAAGGCCTAAGATATAGGTTACAGTCATAGTTAAAAGCCCGAATTCACCTATTAACAGCGTGCCCAAAGGGCCTTGCCCAAGCCACGGGTCCAGTAGTTCTTGGATAAAGGGTTGGTAATAACCTTGCATTATCCTTTCCTCAGTAATCTCTACTACTGTCTGGGCTATAAAAACCCCGATAAACTGGTAGAGTAGGTACAGAACGCCCAATAATATAGGAATACCGGTCAGAGGCTTAAGCATCCATTTGCTTAAAATGCTCCTAAAAGAAGCCCGACTCATATCCTCCTGAACAACAGCATTAACCAACTCATCCACCCGGCGGCGGCGTAAAAGATAAATCTCTTCCCGCTTATCCATAGGTTTTAAGCGGTGACGAGCTGCGATCCAGGGATCTCCTTCTAAGATGAGTAAGGTTTCTGCCCGTCTGTGCACTTTAGGCAAGAGTGGCGCCAGCATCTCTTCTAACTCAGGTATAGGATGGCCTGGCCGGGCATAGGCCACGGCCTTCTTTAACTCCTCTATCCCTTGCCCTTTTACGGCTATAGTAGGAACTACGGGTACCCCCAGGAGCTGGGCGAGCTTATCATGGTCTACCTTTATCCCTTCCCGGGCGGCCTCGTCCACCATATTGAGGGCTACTACCACAGGTAAGCCCATATCGATCAATTGTTGGGTAAGAAATAAGTCGCGGTCCAAGTGGACAGCGTCCACCACGTTTATAACTATGTCAGCAGCTAAAATGATATCCCGCGCCACCCTTTCTTCATCATTAAAAGAGGAAACCCCATATATGCCGGGGGTGTCAATAATGCAGTCGTTCCCTACCTGGCCGTGGTTTATTTCTAAGGTGGTGCCGGGAAAGTTAGATACATCTACATAAAGACCAGTTAAAGCATTAAAAAAGACCGATTTACCTACATTGGGATTACCTACCAAGACTATCTTACGCAAGTGGGAAGGGAAAGGTAGGCGCAAACGGGGCTCATGACAGGCCATAATTTAACCACCTTTTCCCTTCCCGTCTTTCCAGTTGCGTAGATATAGGTTCTATTTCTATTTTCCTCGCCAGCCCCCGGCCTATGGCGATCTCTTGATGATTGCGTCCTATGATTACAGGCCCCTTAGGGATGACTCCTTTACACTTTATAACTGCCCCTTCCCACAGCCCAAACCGGATAGCCTGGCTACGGATCTCCTTTCCTGGGAGTTTAAGGATGCGATAAAACTCTCCTTCTTTTCCTTGTTCAAGGGTCATGATTGTTTTACCTCCTACCGGGATAACACATTGAGAAAAATTATCATTACCCACCTACCATTATAGAGCAATTGAAAATGGTTGTCAATAGCGACGTTCTTCCCGGCTTAAGATCAGACGGATATCCTGTTCTACAGGAAGGTGATAAGACCGGCAGAGCTGCAGAAGGCGAGAAGTAGTCCGCTCTCCTAGATATTCTTCTAACTGCTTTAGATCTAGATTACTGGTGACCACGGTGGGTAGTTCATAAATTAACCGGTAATTTATGAGGGAATAGATTTTATTGCGGGTCCATTCTGTGTAGTTGTGGGCCCCCAAATCATCTAAGATTAAAACTTTAGCATCCCGGGCTGTGGTCAGCAATTCTAGCTCGGTAGGGCTTTCTTCTTCCGGCCGTCGGTCATAAGTAGCTCGGATTTGGTCTAGGAGATCGGGGACTACTACGAAAAGCACATTTATGTTTAAAGAGGCCAGGGCATTGGCGATAGCGGCAGCAAGGAAGGTTTTACCGCTTCCCACTGGTCCAAAGATAAACAGCCCTTTAGTAGGTTGTTGCTGTGCACACTGCGCTACAAAGTTTTTGCACGCCTCCAAGCACCGGCGAGCGCTCTCGTAATAACTTGTCCCCGTTAGCTCATCATAGGCCTGGCGTGAGTAAAACCTTAAGTCAAAATTGGCAAAGGTATGCCGGCTGAGTTGGGGAGCAAGATGGGCGGAACGGAGGCGGTTCTGCCACGCTCGAGCCTCCATACACTTGCAGCGGTAAGCTCGTCCTTCGCGTAAAATTACGCCCCGGTCTTGGCAGTAAGGGCAATTTATGGTAGGGGCTTCGGGTTCGGGCGAAGTAGCCTCCCTTCCTTGTCCCCCTTCTAACGTGGGCTGTTTTAAAAAAATAGGTGGTATCTGGATGCGTTCCATAATCTTCCCCCCTCGTGGGGCCTAGGCTTTTAGGGTTCCGGGTCTAAACGGTAAAGGTCTCGGTACTTATCATCACCGGAAGCCTCACTAGATTTCTTTTTTCCTGCTTTTTTACTCAGGAGGCGGTCGTCATAATTAATGGCCTCTTGTACTGTGCGGATATTATGCCGGATCCAATCCCGCAGGATGGAGTCTATGTAGCGAAAATTCAAGGCTCCCCGCAGGACTGCCCGTTTTAATGCTTCGATTATGAGCTCCGGGCTTAAATTAGTATTATGATACCAATCAGCGAGCTGGCTGCTTTCTATAGGAGACAAAGGGCGGCCGAACTCCTTCTCAAATATACGATATAGCTCTCCCAAGCCGGGGTCTACAGTTGCCGCCTGCTCACTAGGAGCTGTTTGTAGCAAGGATTCCCTGGTTAAGATATGGGCTAGCTTCTCCCACAAATTATACAAGGAGAAGGCATTGAGCCACCGTCCGGTTACCGGGCTATAGTAAGGTTCTACGCTTAGGAGCTTTTTTTCAATTAGACCAGCTAATATATTTTTAACCTCTTCACTATCCATGGATAGATACTGGCTGAGCTTTTCTGGGGAAGGGAAACGGTCATGTTCTATTTGGCGCCAGCGGAGCAAATGAATAATGATCATTACCTCTGTTTCTGTAAGGCCCAGGCGATTATAATATTTAAGTAAAGGTTCGGGAACTACCACGGTACTATCTTCCAATAGTGAGCTTATTATAGCCGAGGGCCAATTGTCATTTGCTGGCATGAGAGGTCCCTCCCTGATACTTTAAATTATAGCATTGTACCAGGAGGCCTCCAAGGTGTTACTCTACTGACCGGCTTATGTTTAAAATTGGGGTCATCCAAGCTAATTTAATAGGGGAAGGAATAAATATATGGAAGTAATAGCCTTTATAGGGCCCAGCGGGAGCGGAAAAAGCCACCGCGCCCAGGCAGTGGCTTATGACTACCAAGCTGAGGCTATAATCGATGATGGTCTTCTAATTAAGGGAAGCCGTATATTGGCTGGCGTTTCGGCTAAAGAGCAGCCGACCCGAGTGGGTGCCATTAAGACTGCCCTTTTTACAGATCCCCAACATGCAGCTGAAGTTAAAGCCCAGATAGCTGCTTTGGCTCCTTCCCGGCTTCTGCTTATCAGCACCTCCCGAGAGATGGCGTGCCGTATTGCTAAACAACTGGATCTTCCACTGCCTAGTTTATTTATTGATATTACGGAAGTAGCTACACCCCAAGAGATCGCCAGGGCCAAGCAGATCCGGAAACAGTTAGGGAAACATGTTATTCCCGTACCTACAGTAGAGGTAAAATCCCGTTTTAAGGGGAACTTTATTGAGCCCTTAAAGACCTTTTTGCGCCGGCGTTCAGCTCCTTTGGGGAGGCCCAAAAGTCTATGGATAGAACAAACTTTGGTCCGCCCCACTTTTAACCTTTTAGGCCACTTTTATATTTCTGAGAAGGTTATAGAGCAATTGGCTACTTATTTAGTAAGGGATGGGGTAATAAGCCATCCCAAGGTAGAGGTAGAAGATACTTCTGGGGGGCTATCCCTTAATATAGAAGTTATGGCTCGCTATGGTATTCCCTGGAGGCCCCACCTTCAAGCTGCCCAGGCTAGGGTTAAGGAGGGGGTAGAAAACCTAACCGGACTTACGGTTAAAGCCGTTAATATTATTGTCCGGCAGGTTTTCTTTTGATTTCTTATCCATGGGCTACTGCCTTAGCTACTCTTAGCTGGCGGGCCACAAAGCGTTCAATTCTGTTTAGAGCTTCCATAAGCTCCTGGAGGGAGGTTGCATAAGAGCAACGGATAAAACCCTCACCGCTAGGACCGAAGGCGTTCCCTGGCACAACAGCTACCCGTTCTTCCTTAAGCAACCGTGCAGCAAATTCCTCTGAGCTTAGTCCTGTGGCAGCAATGGAAGGAAATACGTAAAAAGCTCCCCCTGGCTCAAAACAATCTAGTCCCATCTCCCGGAGTCGGCTTACCACTAACCGGCGCCGTTGGTCATATTGTTCTACCATATAAGC harbors:
- a CDS encoding FeoA family protein → MTLEQGKEGEFYRILKLPGKEIRSQAIRFGLWEGAVIKCKGVIPKGPVIIGRNHQEIAIGRGLARKIEIEPISTQLERREGKRWLNYGLS
- a CDS encoding IclR family transcriptional regulator, with product MVQKKGTQGNPNTKKIKGVQAVDRALIILEALARAEGPVTLSSLSAEVGLHISTVHRLLNTLARRGFVEQEPYQGRYRLGLKLFEIGHRALYSLDIRAVARPFLRQLVEEFNETANLAVLDGTEVVYIDQVESRNMVKMLARPGTRGPAYCTGAGKVLLAGLPPFQLERVLSNLNLYPYTPATITSIERLKRELEQIRQQGFAIDRGELEEGVRCVAAPIKNHEQRVVAALSVSGPSSRITEELIQTKLVEAVCRAAQAISEALGSDTSRQLRS
- a CDS encoding ATP-binding protein, which codes for MERIQIPPIFLKQPTLEGGQGREATSPEPEAPTINCPYCQDRGVILREGRAYRCKCMEARAWQNRLRSAHLAPQLSRHTFANFDLRFYSRQAYDELTGTSYYESARRCLEACKNFVAQCAQQQPTKGLFIFGPVGSGKTFLAAAIANALASLNINVLFVVVPDLLDQIRATYDRRPEEESPTELELLTTARDAKVLILDDLGAHNYTEWTRNKIYSLINYRLIYELPTVVTSNLDLKQLEEYLGERTTSRLLQLCRSYHLPVEQDIRLILSREERRY
- the feoB gene encoding ferrous iron transport protein B, yielding MACHEPRLRLPFPSHLRKIVLVGNPNVGKSVFFNALTGLYVDVSNFPGTTLEINHGQVGNDCIIDTPGIYGVSSFNDEERVARDIILAADIVINVVDAVHLDRDLFLTQQLIDMGLPVVVALNMVDEAAREGIKVDHDKLAQLLGVPVVPTIAVKGQGIEELKKAVAYARPGHPIPELEEMLAPLLPKVHRRAETLLILEGDPWIAARHRLKPMDKREEIYLLRRRRVDELVNAVVQEDMSRASFRSILSKWMLKPLTGIPILLGVLYLLYQFIGVFIAQTVVEITEERIMQGYYQPFIQELLDPWLGQGPLGTLLIGEFGLLTMTVTYILGLLLPLVVGFYLSLSILEDSGYLPRIAVLVDRILMKLGMNGRGVIPLILGTGCVTAATITTRLLSTPRERTIATFLLAMTIPCSAQLGVIASMLAPLGPRYVVAYVALIFTIFVLAGTVVNRILPGEPSDLFIDLPPLRWPQAQNVLKKTYTKVALFLREATPLFAGGALLIGLLQVTGLLEVIQALLSPLTVSWLKLPKEAATAFIMGFIRRDFGAAGLYSLPLTPEQTLVALVTITIFVPCIASALVILKERGIREALVIWPTILVLAFLIGGILAHILI
- a CDS encoding FMN-binding glutamate synthase family protein, with translation MSFSKGINASAATLTRNRTPGSVCPTSGMCATCQEGCTGLCEVGRSAYRGREVIYPQPFGPITAAAEKDYPIDLSHFNIMGTTVGAQGIEPDSDKAIFPAVNIESAVGANGQIKLKLPVVISGLGSTNVASQNWEGLAIGAAISGVIATIGENVCGMDPDAEFSSGRVVRSPDMERRVKLFQKWYNGYGTIVVQSNVEDTKLGVLEYVIDKLGVEAVELKWGQGAKDIGGEVKLNSLERALQLKSRGYIVHPDPEDPTVQEAFRQGAFKEFERHSRLGMVEYDSFLARVEQLRRHGAKYVFLKTGAYRPADLARAVKYASDARIDLLTVDGAGGGTGMSPWRMMNEWGIPTVYLECLLYKYLNKLAERGKFIPSVAIAGGFALEDQVFKGLALGAPYIKAVGMARAPLTAAMVGKTLGEAIKNGKVPAEISNKYGTTLEQIFVAASELKAKYGEAFAEIPPGAIGVYTFFERLSVGLKQLMCGARKFALQYITRDDLVALTPEAARLSGIPYVMDLDAEEAERILES
- a CDS encoding sigma 54-interacting transcriptional regulator, with protein sequence MPSLDNLVTYILTLLNHGLIWVNKSGIITEFNPQALVILGVPGQDVRGRKLTEVFPASRLSEVLTTRQPLVGTKVQGIKGAIRVSYFPLPEGEGNTVIVLEQWDTGHDLAEIYEALLAELPLGLAVVDKEGKLVFINKYCASLVGWREESAVGLPVAQVLPFSRLFEVVTTGRSYLNPEVQFKGQRLCLAEIPLKNKSGEILGGISRVLPQEAILQDNFKDFYHQFKIMENRLLLYKDELEFLQENLSPWVAIQGISPQIKELKKLAARVAQGEANVLLLGESGTGKDLFARAIHQASRRRKEPFIKINCAAIPENLLEAELFGYEEGAFTGAARGGKPGKFELADGGTVFLDEIGDLPLSMQPKLLRVLQERSFERIGGRKTLNVDVRIIAATNKDLVSLVKEGKFRLDLYYRLAVITLHIPPLRERPMDIEPICRSLIQKFNIKYMLEVQGLSPKVKELFEEYSWPGNVRELENVLEYAFNFLDPEDKLILPEHLPPTFPQSISSGGFELKKAVALAEQEAIKKALLAAKGNKQEAARLLGIHPSGLYQKLKKYNLNEG
- a CDS encoding molybdopterin oxidoreductase family protein gives rise to the protein MYNLEFRRSLEELLHNEETVDSWIYTTCGYCGTGCGLYLGVKKGRAVAVKPNPSSSVNQGQLCLKGIYAWKTLEHPERATRPLRRVGEKMVPITWEEAHETLARKIREALEQGGPEAIGIYHGGQLTLEEYYALHKLAKGVLGTPNIDANTRLCMASTSMGYIRSFGIDAPPGCYEDLDTAEVIFILGANPAEMHPQVWQRILRNRQRKGTKLIVADPRLTLPASVADLHLRLRCGSNIPLVYSIIYVLIRENLLDWGFITKATAGFEDLKVAAQDFPPEVAQELTGVPARDIIQAAHLFGRAATAVTLFCQGVNQSLQAVDTVTLINSLHLITGKIGRPGCAPLSLTGQSSSLSMREIGGAGSLPGLRNPKNPRHRHEVARFWGVEEKILPQHTNDIHTMLELIDAGRLRVLWVIGTNPAVSLPDQQYVRRQLERVFLVVQDIFYPLETAYYADLFLPAAQWGEKTGTITNSERRVNLVQKVTQPPGKAQDDLTIICQVARNLGAGRLFPWPGPEEVFNELKELTRHRPNDLTGITYNRLKAEGGIQWPCPEGAKTGTARLYTDGFFPTDPAVSQAYGEFNANPGRAKLWAVPYHPPSPFKDPDYPFWLNTGRVIEHYHTRTKTKRILELNVLIPQPFVEINPQDAAALGIKEGDWVKVVSRQGWVKVRARVTPVVSKGEVFLPFHFGDLDPGERQQPQAANHLTSRITDPISRQPLTKVGTCRLEKIESGKELSLLPNSGL
- the pduL gene encoding phosphate propanoyltransferase, translated to MYKRLLEIPVGVSGRHVHLTPEHFHKLFGPDASLTKLRDLVQPGQFAARETVTVVGPKGVLENVRIIGPLRDYTQVEVSRTDCFKLGVNPPVRDSGDLEGTPGCVLIGPAGIVTLERGVILALRHIHMPLEEAKRYGFKDKDVVAVEVNGERGIIFQNVLVRVQSDAALEFHVDTDEANACLLTSGAKVQISSEQLLIRQPLALGLTG